One genomic region from Jilunia laotingensis encodes:
- a CDS encoding type III pantothenate kinase, translated as MNLIIDIGNTIAKVALFDGATMVNVIYDSNQSLDCLIDICDEYPIDYGIVATVIDLNECVSERLSKLPIPVLYLGKDTLLPVANLYETPETLGYDRMAAVVAANEQYPGRDILVIDAGTCITYEFIDSKGQYHGGNISPGLQMRFKALHQFTGRLPLVTPKGRKLSLGKDTDTAIRAGVWKGIEYEIAGYITAMKHKYPELLVFLTGGDDFSFDTNVKSVIFADRFLVLKGLNRILNYNNGRI; from the coding sequence GTGAATTTAATAATTGATATAGGAAATACAATAGCTAAAGTAGCACTTTTTGATGGTGCAACAATGGTGAATGTTATTTATGATTCCAATCAATCTTTGGATTGTCTGATAGATATTTGTGACGAGTATCCAATTGATTATGGTATTGTGGCTACTGTTATTGATCTTAATGAATGCGTTTCCGAACGTTTAAGTAAACTCCCTATACCAGTGCTTTATTTGGGTAAAGACACCTTGCTACCTGTAGCCAATTTATACGAAACACCTGAAACATTGGGTTATGATCGGATGGCTGCGGTAGTGGCTGCAAATGAACAATATCCAGGAAGAGATATTTTAGTAATAGATGCCGGAACATGTATAACATACGAATTTATCGATTCTAAAGGGCAATATCATGGAGGAAATATTTCTCCAGGTTTACAGATGCGCTTTAAGGCACTTCACCAATTTACGGGGAGGCTACCATTGGTAACTCCCAAGGGGAGAAAATTGTCGTTGGGTAAAGATACTGATACTGCAATACGTGCAGGCGTATGGAAAGGAATTGAATATGAAATAGCTGGTTATATTACGGCTATGAAACATAAATATCCTGAACTTTTGGTTTTTTTAACTGGCGGAGATGATTTTTCTTTTGATACAAACGTAAAAAGTGTCATCTTTGCAGATAGATTTTTAGTGTTGAAAGGATTAAATAGAATTTTAAACTATAATAATGGTAGGATTTAA